One genomic segment of Paraburkholderia aromaticivorans includes these proteins:
- a CDS encoding ribonuclease: protein MNRAWAFFCILTLSAILGGCGKGGSQNAAQEAGAPASEAPGQPGQAASDTPAASGAQERGAPAAITKAQLPAEAAETLRLIKSGGPFPFGEDGVLFRNSAALLPQHPRGYYHAYTVRTPGLADRGQRRIVCGGPRRQTSDCYYTDDYYTSFKRIAG, encoded by the coding sequence GTGAACCGAGCGTGGGCTTTCTTCTGCATCCTCACGTTGAGCGCGATCCTCGGCGGATGTGGCAAGGGTGGATCGCAAAACGCTGCGCAGGAAGCGGGCGCACCAGCGAGCGAGGCGCCGGGTCAGCCTGGGCAGGCCGCGAGCGATACACCTGCCGCATCGGGCGCGCAGGAGCGAGGCGCGCCGGCCGCCATCACCAAGGCGCAGTTACCGGCGGAGGCAGCAGAAACCCTGCGTCTGATCAAATCGGGCGGCCCGTTCCCTTTTGGCGAGGACGGTGTCTTGTTCCGCAACAGCGCGGCATTGCTGCCGCAGCATCCGCGCGGCTATTACCACGCATACACAGTTCGCACGCCTGGCCTCGCGGATCGCGGGCAACGCCGCATTGTTTGTGGTGGACCGCGCAGGCAGACCAGCGACTGCTACTACACCGACGATTACTACACCAGTTTCAAGCGCATTGCCGGATAA
- a CDS encoding BON domain-containing protein yields MKVINILKFATGALIVAASINAWPQTSESAATSTAPAAEGSAKAARQANRALSKKVLRALSKGGVNTSRINVIAKGGAVTLAGSVTEGGQSEKATEIAKTVSGVTSVKNALTLKEVGQ; encoded by the coding sequence ATGAAAGTCATCAATATCCTCAAGTTTGCTACTGGCGCATTGATCGTGGCCGCATCGATCAATGCTTGGCCGCAAACCAGCGAGTCAGCAGCCACGTCGACAGCGCCGGCAGCCGAGGGAAGTGCTAAAGCCGCTAGACAGGCGAATCGCGCACTGAGCAAGAAAGTGCTTCGCGCGCTCTCCAAGGGCGGCGTCAATACTTCCAGAATCAATGTGATTGCAAAAGGCGGCGCAGTGACCCTCGCGGGATCCGTCACCGAAGGCGGACAGAGCGAAAAGGCGACCGAAATCGCCAAGACGGTGAGCGGTGTGACGTCCGTGAAAAATGCGCTGACGTTGAAAGAAGTTGGACAGTAA
- a CDS encoding MFS transporter, which translates to MLGIGLVNMLVALDQTVVSTALPSIVAELHGFEYYAWIASAYLLASVVTVPVFGRLGDYFGRKRFVIAAVITFTVASVLCGVANDMLFLVIARGLQGVGGGMMVGTAFASIPDLFPDPRARVRWQVVMAAAYGIGTAAGPSLGGWMSEHWGWRSTFLINLPVGAAALYFIWAHLPSFRRPHEGEVKIDWLGAALVAAVLGGLQAFIEAVPKDGLSAGNLTLAACVIAGTIALLICEKRATHPIIPLDLFKDPQLVTLFTLGMLSGFVMFSLIFFAPLLLQGGFGLSPQQAGLLATPIAACIALGSLLNTRIVIHMKKPTQILSIGFALLLFASIALAFANPDTPHVRIELPMAAVGIGLGFILNNLNVFGQEIAGRERFGITTALLQSTRMVGGMLGTSIVATVVAHHYRDVVTRTISVLGEPAASQWRPRFVDLRILIDEASRLKLIADMKPSGLNTLALIDTARDALVQSIHIGVWLTAVAALAAALLVQRISHVVFRKS; encoded by the coding sequence ATGCTCGGCATCGGCCTCGTCAATATGCTGGTCGCGCTCGACCAGACGGTCGTCAGCACCGCCCTGCCTTCCATCGTCGCGGAGTTGCACGGCTTCGAGTACTACGCATGGATCGCCAGCGCGTACCTGCTCGCCTCGGTGGTCACCGTGCCGGTGTTCGGGCGGCTCGGCGACTACTTCGGCCGCAAGCGTTTCGTGATTGCCGCGGTCATCACGTTCACGGTGGCATCGGTGCTCTGCGGCGTCGCGAACGACATGCTGTTTCTCGTGATCGCGCGCGGCTTGCAAGGCGTCGGCGGCGGGATGATGGTCGGCACGGCCTTCGCGTCGATACCCGACCTCTTCCCCGATCCGCGGGCGCGAGTGCGCTGGCAAGTGGTGATGGCCGCCGCCTACGGCATCGGCACCGCGGCGGGGCCGTCGCTCGGCGGCTGGATGAGCGAACACTGGGGCTGGCGCTCCACCTTCCTGATCAACTTGCCGGTCGGCGCGGCCGCGCTCTATTTCATCTGGGCGCATCTGCCCAGCTTCCGGCGTCCGCATGAAGGCGAAGTGAAGATCGACTGGCTCGGCGCGGCTCTGGTCGCCGCCGTGCTCGGCGGGCTGCAGGCTTTCATCGAAGCCGTGCCGAAAGACGGCCTGAGCGCCGGCAATCTCACGCTGGCCGCTTGCGTGATCGCGGGCACCATCGCATTGCTGATATGCGAAAAGCGCGCCACGCACCCCATCATTCCGCTCGACCTGTTCAAAGACCCGCAACTCGTCACGCTGTTTACGCTCGGCATGCTGTCGGGTTTCGTGATGTTCTCGCTGATCTTCTTCGCGCCGCTGCTGCTGCAAGGCGGCTTCGGCCTGTCGCCGCAACAGGCCGGCCTGCTCGCCACGCCGATCGCCGCCTGCATCGCGCTCGGCAGTCTGCTGAACACGCGCATCGTCATTCACATGAAGAAGCCCACGCAGATCCTGTCGATCGGTTTCGCGCTGCTGTTGTTCGCGTCGATTGCGCTGGCGTTCGCGAATCCGGACACGCCGCACGTGCGGATCGAATTGCCGATGGCCGCGGTCGGCATCGGCCTCGGCTTCATCCTCAACAATCTGAATGTGTTCGGCCAGGAGATTGCCGGGCGCGAGCGCTTCGGCATCACGACGGCGCTGCTGCAATCCACGCGCATGGTGGGCGGGATGCTCGGCACCAGCATTGTCGCGACCGTGGTGGCGCATCACTACCGCGACGTGGTCACGCGCACGATAAGCGTGCTCGGCGAACCGGCCGCGTCGCAATGGCGGCCTCGCTTCGTCGACTTGCGCATCCTTATCGACGAAGCGTCGCGTCTGAAGCTGATCGCGGATATGAAGCCGTCAGGGCTCAATACGCTCGCACTGATCGATACCGCGCGCGATGCGCTGGTGCAGTCGATTCATATCGGCGTGTGGCTGACGGCGGTCGCGGCGCTGGCGGCCGCGCTGCTGGTGCAGCGCATCTCGCATGTGGTGTTTCGCAAGAGTTGA
- the gudD gene encoding glucarate dehydratase, producing MSTKPSQSNATPVVTELRVVPVAGRDSMLLNLSGAHGPFFTRNIVILRDSAGHTGVGEVPGGESIRKTIDDARALVVGQSIGNLQAVLNKVRTQFADRDAGGRGLQTFDLRTTIHAVTALEAALLDLLGQHLGVPVAALLGEGQQRDEVEMLGYLFYIGDRGKTDLAYASGADGRDEWERVRTEQALTPEAVVRLAEAAQARYGFNDFKLKGGVLSGDAEIEAVTALAERFPKARVTLDPNGAWSLAEAVRLCRDKHDVLAYAEDPCGAENGYSGREVMAEFRRATGLPTATNMIATDWRQMGHAIQLQSVDIPLADPHFWTMQGSVRVAQMCNDWGLTWGSHSNNHFDISLAMFTHVAAAAPGKITAIDTHWIWQDGQRLTREPLRIVGGKVKVPQAAGLGIELDMDEIEKAHALYQQHGLGARDDGAAMQYLIPNWKFDNKRPCLVR from the coding sequence ATGTCCACGAAACCTTCCCAATCGAACGCCACGCCGGTCGTCACCGAGCTGCGTGTCGTGCCTGTCGCCGGCCGTGACAGCATGTTGCTCAATCTGAGCGGCGCGCACGGCCCGTTCTTCACGCGCAATATCGTCATTCTGCGCGACAGCGCCGGTCATACCGGCGTCGGTGAAGTGCCGGGCGGCGAGAGCATCCGCAAGACCATCGATGATGCGCGCGCGCTCGTCGTCGGTCAGTCGATCGGCAACTTGCAGGCAGTGTTGAACAAGGTGCGCACGCAGTTCGCCGATCGCGACGCCGGCGGCCGCGGTTTGCAGACATTCGATCTGCGCACCACGATCCACGCGGTGACCGCGCTCGAAGCCGCGTTGCTCGACCTTCTCGGCCAGCATCTGGGCGTGCCCGTCGCCGCGCTGCTCGGCGAAGGCCAGCAACGCGACGAAGTGGAAATGCTCGGCTACCTGTTCTATATCGGCGATCGCGGCAAGACCGATCTGGCGTATGCGAGCGGCGCCGATGGCCGCGACGAGTGGGAGCGCGTGCGCACCGAACAGGCGCTGACGCCCGAGGCCGTGGTGCGTCTGGCCGAAGCGGCGCAGGCGCGCTACGGCTTCAACGACTTCAAGCTCAAAGGCGGCGTGCTCTCCGGGGACGCCGAAATCGAAGCCGTCACGGCGCTCGCCGAAAGGTTTCCCAAGGCCCGCGTGACGCTCGATCCGAACGGCGCGTGGTCGCTCGCCGAAGCGGTGCGACTGTGCCGCGACAAGCACGACGTGCTGGCCTATGCGGAAGATCCGTGCGGCGCTGAAAACGGCTATTCAGGCCGCGAGGTGATGGCCGAGTTCCGTCGCGCGACCGGCTTGCCGACGGCGACCAACATGATCGCCACCGACTGGCGCCAGATGGGACACGCGATCCAGTTGCAGTCCGTGGACATCCCGCTGGCCGATCCGCACTTCTGGACCATGCAGGGTTCGGTGCGCGTCGCGCAAATGTGCAACGACTGGGGCCTCACGTGGGGCTCGCACTCGAACAACCACTTCGACATTTCGCTCGCCATGTTCACGCACGTGGCGGCGGCCGCGCCCGGCAAGATCACGGCGATCGACACCCACTGGATCTGGCAGGACGGTCAGCGCCTGACGCGCGAGCCGCTGCGGATCGTCGGCGGCAAGGTGAAGGTGCCGCAGGCCGCGGGGCTGGGTATCGAGCTGGACATGGACGAGATCGAGAAGGCGCACGCGCTGTATCAGCAGCACGGCCTGGGCGCGCGCGACGACGGCGCGGCCATGCAATATCTGATTCCGAACTGGAAGTTCGATAACAAGCGCCCGTGTCTGGTGCGCTGA
- a CDS encoding MFS transporter → MTSAFTTPADPLESAVSKVKRHVLPLFLIMFIANYIDRVNIGFVNSHMQTDLGIGAAAYGLGSGLFFIGYALFEVPSNVLMQKYGARAWLTRIMGTWGLVAAAMAFVWNDTSFYVLRFLLGVAEAGFFPGVVFYFTQWLPQKERGKAVAVFLGGSALASVLSGPITGSLLSIRGFGLHGWQWMFLIEGGFSIVLCAVSWTLLKSRIRDASWLTTEEQNVLATSIAAEQAEREAHGGAHLPAMKLLKDPQILLFCFLYFAIQLTIYAATFWLPTIIRKMGGLSDFEVGMLNAIPWLIAMLAMYCFALLSAKWRFQQAWLAVALVIAACGLFASTSGNPVFSFVAICFSAIGFKAAASLFWPIPQGYLDARVAAAVIALINSVGNLGGFFAPAAFGYLQQHTGSITGGLYGLAVASLIAAAAGFLTRNRRMNHDSLAQSLPHKVH, encoded by the coding sequence TTGACATCTGCTTTCACCACCCCCGCCGATCCGCTCGAATCAGCGGTCTCCAAGGTCAAGCGGCACGTGCTGCCGCTGTTTCTGATCATGTTCATTGCGAACTACATCGACCGTGTGAACATCGGCTTCGTCAATTCGCACATGCAGACGGATCTCGGCATCGGCGCCGCCGCCTACGGCCTCGGAAGCGGCCTGTTCTTCATCGGCTACGCGCTGTTCGAGGTGCCGTCCAACGTGTTGATGCAGAAGTACGGCGCGCGCGCGTGGCTGACCCGCATCATGGGCACCTGGGGACTCGTCGCGGCGGCGATGGCGTTCGTCTGGAACGACACCTCGTTCTATGTGCTGCGGTTTCTGCTCGGCGTCGCCGAGGCCGGCTTCTTCCCCGGCGTGGTTTTTTACTTCACGCAGTGGCTGCCGCAGAAGGAGCGCGGCAAGGCGGTGGCGGTTTTTCTCGGCGGCTCCGCGCTGGCGTCGGTGCTGTCCGGTCCGATCACCGGCAGCCTTCTTTCCATTCGCGGCTTCGGTCTGCACGGCTGGCAATGGATGTTTCTCATCGAAGGCGGTTTTTCGATCGTGCTGTGCGCGGTGAGCTGGACGCTGCTGAAGTCGCGTATTCGCGACGCCTCGTGGCTCACCACTGAAGAGCAGAACGTGCTCGCGACGTCGATCGCGGCGGAGCAGGCCGAGCGCGAGGCGCACGGCGGCGCGCATCTGCCGGCCATGAAACTGCTGAAGGACCCGCAGATTCTGCTGTTCTGCTTCCTGTACTTCGCGATTCAATTGACCATCTACGCCGCCACTTTCTGGCTGCCCACCATCATCCGCAAAATGGGCGGCCTCTCGGACTTCGAAGTCGGCATGCTCAACGCGATTCCGTGGCTGATCGCCATGTTGGCGATGTACTGCTTCGCGTTGCTGTCGGCGAAATGGCGTTTTCAGCAAGCGTGGCTGGCCGTGGCGCTCGTTATTGCGGCGTGCGGGCTGTTCGCTTCGACCTCGGGCAATCCGGTGTTCTCGTTCGTGGCAATCTGTTTCTCGGCGATCGGTTTCAAGGCGGCGGCTTCGCTGTTCTGGCCCATTCCGCAAGGCTATCTGGATGCACGCGTGGCCGCCGCGGTCATTGCGTTGATCAACTCGGTGGGCAACCTCGGCGGATTCTTCGCGCCGGCTGCGTTCGGATATCTGCAGCAGCATACCGGTTCGATTACCGGTGGCCTGTACGGCCTCGCCGTGGCTTCGTTGATTGCGGCAGCGGCTGGCTTTCTGACCCGCAACCGCCGCATGAATCACGATTCGCTGGCGCAATCGTTGCCGCATAAAGTTCACTGA
- a CDS encoding FadR/GntR family transcriptional regulator — translation MSSLTEKVVATLSDEIRRGALRPGDRIPTEVAMMKQLSVSRSVVREAISRLQAAKVVETRHGIGTFVLAPATEQAMKLPAADLSSMLDVMAIIEFRIDVEAASAALAAARRTDQNLKQIRGALERFESELERGSTDTLAHDIEFHLQIARASGNRYFFDVLSQLGRAVSPRTRLGTAEIAELDHIEHLRNVLSEHQMIFRAIERQDPDDARAAMRMHLSNSRERLRRAHELSKAGD, via the coding sequence ATGAGCAGCTTGACTGAGAAGGTGGTGGCCACCCTTTCCGATGAAATCCGCCGGGGCGCCTTGAGGCCGGGCGATCGCATTCCCACCGAAGTCGCGATGATGAAGCAGCTCTCGGTAAGCCGCTCCGTGGTGCGCGAGGCGATTTCGCGCCTGCAGGCGGCCAAGGTGGTCGAGACGCGTCACGGCATCGGGACCTTCGTGCTGGCACCGGCCACGGAACAAGCCATGAAGTTGCCGGCCGCCGACCTCTCCAGCATGCTGGACGTGATGGCGATCATCGAATTCCGTATCGACGTCGAGGCCGCCTCCGCCGCGCTCGCCGCAGCGCGGCGCACCGACCAGAACCTCAAGCAGATCCGCGGCGCGCTGGAGCGTTTCGAGTCCGAACTCGAGCGCGGCAGCACGGATACGCTCGCGCACGACATCGAGTTTCATCTGCAGATCGCCCGCGCGAGCGGCAATCGCTATTTCTTCGACGTGTTGAGCCAGCTCGGCCGCGCGGTGAGCCCGCGCACGCGGCTCGGCACGGCGGAGATCGCGGAACTCGACCATATCGAGCATCTGCGTAACGTGCTCAGCGAGCATCAGATGATCTTTCGCGCGATCGAACGGCAAGATCCGGACGACGCGCGCGCCGCCATGCGCATGCATTTGAGCAATAGCCGCGAACGGCTGCGCCGCGCTCACGAGCTGAGCAAAGCGGGCGATTGA
- a CDS encoding AtuA-related protein: MKLRELAHSRTGDKGNTLNISVICHDAKHYEHLRTALTPERVKAHLRGVVQGDVVRYDLPGIAAFNFVLGNALGGGVTRSLALDAHGKSLSSALMDLDVEAPAA, from the coding sequence ATGAAATTACGTGAGCTGGCTCATTCGCGTACCGGCGACAAAGGCAATACGCTGAACATCTCGGTGATCTGCCATGACGCGAAGCACTATGAACACCTACGCACGGCGCTGACGCCGGAGCGGGTCAAAGCGCATCTGCGTGGTGTCGTGCAGGGCGACGTGGTGCGCTACGATCTGCCCGGCATTGCCGCGTTCAACTTCGTGCTCGGCAATGCGCTTGGCGGCGGCGTAACGCGTTCGCTCGCACTCGACGCGCACGGCAAATCGCTGAGTTCGGCGTTGATGGATCTCGATGTCGAGGCGCCTGCTGCGTAG
- a CDS encoding acyclic terpene utilization AtuA family protein, with product MTATHSQRTVRIGAGAGYSGDRIEPAVELAEHGALDYLVFECLAERTIAIAQQARSKDAELGYDPLLETRMKAVLPAALRNGVRIVSNMGAANPLAAARKTAEIARTLGLGEVKIAAVTGDDVLDVVRQGDFCFVESGEHVSDYQDRLVSANAYLGASALVDALAAGAQIVLTGRVADPSLFVAPLIHEFGWRMDDWQTLGQATVIGHLLECAGQITGGYFADPGFKDVPELARLGFPIAEVGQDGAVVITKLAQAGGRVTEATCKEQLLYEIHDPRRYLQPDVVADFSQVRVAQEAPDRVRVSGGRGTPRTDTLKVSVAYFDGYIGEGQISYGGPGALARARLALDIVRERLVSTGVETSELRFDLIGVNALYGETAAAGYAEPYEVRARVAGRTTSLAQAVRIGNEVETLYTNGPAGGGGVTKSAREVVAVQSVLLPREHVTPAFSMVEA from the coding sequence ATGACAGCCACTCATTCTCAACGGACCGTGCGCATTGGCGCGGGCGCGGGCTATTCCGGCGACCGGATCGAACCCGCCGTCGAACTGGCGGAGCACGGCGCGCTCGATTACCTCGTTTTCGAGTGCCTCGCGGAACGCACGATTGCGATCGCGCAGCAGGCGCGCAGCAAGGACGCTGAGCTCGGCTACGACCCGTTGCTCGAAACGCGCATGAAGGCCGTGCTGCCGGCCGCGCTGCGCAACGGCGTGCGCATCGTTTCGAACATGGGGGCGGCGAATCCTCTCGCGGCGGCGCGCAAGACCGCGGAGATCGCGCGCACGCTCGGTCTCGGCGAGGTGAAGATTGCGGCGGTTACCGGCGACGATGTGCTCGACGTCGTTCGTCAGGGCGATTTCTGCTTCGTCGAATCGGGAGAGCATGTCTCGGACTATCAGGATCGGCTGGTTTCCGCGAACGCCTATCTCGGCGCGAGCGCCCTCGTCGATGCGCTCGCGGCCGGTGCGCAGATCGTCCTGACCGGACGCGTGGCCGATCCGTCGCTGTTCGTCGCGCCGCTGATTCACGAATTCGGCTGGCGCATGGACGACTGGCAAACGCTGGGTCAGGCAACCGTGATCGGCCATCTGCTCGAATGCGCGGGGCAGATCACCGGCGGCTATTTCGCTGATCCGGGCTTTAAGGACGTTCCGGAACTGGCGAGGCTCGGATTCCCGATTGCCGAAGTCGGGCAGGACGGCGCGGTGGTCATCACCAAGCTCGCGCAAGCCGGCGGGCGGGTGACCGAAGCGACCTGCAAGGAACAACTGCTGTACGAGATTCACGATCCGCGGCGCTATCTGCAACCGGACGTGGTCGCGGATTTCTCGCAGGTGCGGGTCGCGCAGGAAGCGCCGGATCGTGTGCGCGTGAGCGGCGGGCGAGGCACGCCGCGTACGGATACGTTGAAGGTGTCGGTTGCTTATTTCGACGGTTATATCGGCGAAGGGCAAATTTCGTACGGCGGTCCCGGCGCGTTGGCGCGCGCGCGGCTCGCGCTCGATATCGTGCGGGAACGGCTCGTGTCGACCGGCGTGGAGACGAGTGAATTGCGCTTCGATCTGATCGGCGTGAATGCCTTGTACGGGGAAACGGCGGCTGCCGGCTATGCTGAACCATACGAGGTGCGCGCAAGAGTGGCGGGGCGCACGACCTCGCTGGCGCAAGCGGTGCGTATCGGCAACGAGGTGGAGACGCTCTACACCAATGGACCCGCAGGCGGAGGCGGCGTCACGAAGTCGGCCCGCGAAGTCGTCGCGGTGCAATCGGTTTTGCTGCCGCGCGAGCATGTGACGCCGGCGTTCTCGATGGTGGAGGCGTGA
- a CDS encoding CitMHS family transporter, translating into MLPLLGLATIVVLLGAILSKRMSPLVALIIVPIAASLIGGFGFQTSKFVIEGLKSLAPVVGMFVFAILYFGTITDAGTLDPIIDRILRAVGTRPTRIVMGTTLLALLIHLDGSGAVCFLVTIPAMLPLYDRLKMDRRVLAAAVSMAAGINFLPWTGPMIRASASLHLPISALFNPLIPVQAIGLAFVFGMAFWLGRREEKRLGLTAASASVPMPKRELTPEEQALRRPKNFWFNIVLTLVVLGTMVVMGEKIPPAIMFMVGLCIALMVNYPNVDMQRKRIDAHARATLMMAGILLAAGVFTGVMQGSGMLKAMAQAAVGFVPPAMAGHIPVVLGLLSMPLSMLFDPDSFYFGVLPVIAEVAGQLGVPAVHVGQAALLGQMTTGFPVSPLTPATFLVVGLCGIDLADHQKFTFPLLFGASVVMTIACVALGIFSL; encoded by the coding sequence ATGCTGCCATTACTGGGGCTCGCCACCATTGTCGTATTGCTCGGCGCGATTCTGTCGAAACGCATGTCGCCGCTGGTCGCGCTCATTATCGTGCCGATTGCGGCGTCGCTCATCGGCGGCTTCGGCTTTCAGACCAGCAAGTTCGTGATCGAAGGGCTCAAGAGCCTCGCGCCGGTCGTCGGCATGTTCGTGTTCGCGATTCTTTACTTCGGCACCATCACCGATGCCGGCACGCTCGATCCGATCATCGACCGCATTCTGCGCGCGGTCGGCACGCGGCCCACGCGGATCGTGATGGGCACCACGCTGCTTGCGCTGCTGATCCATCTGGACGGCTCGGGCGCCGTCTGCTTTCTGGTTACGATTCCCGCCATGTTGCCGCTCTACGATCGTCTGAAGATGGATCGGCGCGTGCTCGCCGCAGCGGTTTCGATGGCGGCCGGTATTAACTTTCTACCGTGGACGGGGCCGATGATTCGCGCCTCCGCGTCGCTGCATCTGCCGATCTCGGCGCTCTTCAATCCGCTGATTCCGGTGCAGGCGATCGGCCTCGCATTCGTGTTCGGCATGGCGTTCTGGCTCGGTCGGCGCGAGGAAAAACGCCTCGGCCTCACGGCGGCGAGCGCTTCGGTGCCCATGCCGAAACGCGAACTCACGCCCGAAGAACAGGCGCTGCGCCGGCCGAAGAACTTCTGGTTCAACATCGTGCTGACCCTGGTGGTGCTCGGCACGATGGTCGTGATGGGCGAGAAGATCCCGCCGGCGATCATGTTTATGGTCGGCCTGTGCATCGCGCTGATGGTGAACTATCCGAACGTCGATATGCAGCGCAAACGGATCGACGCGCATGCGCGAGCCACGTTGATGATGGCCGGCATTCTGCTCGCGGCCGGCGTGTTCACCGGCGTGATGCAAGGCAGCGGCATGCTGAAGGCGATGGCGCAGGCGGCGGTCGGTTTCGTGCCGCCGGCGATGGCCGGCCATATTCCCGTGGTGCTCGGCTTGCTCTCGATGCCGCTCAGCATGTTGTTCGACCCCGACTCGTTCTATTTCGGCGTGCTGCCCGTGATCGCCGAAGTGGCCGGCCAACTCGGCGTGCCCGCGGTGCACGTCGGCCAGGCGGCCTTGCTCGGCCAGATGACCACTGGTTTTCCGGTGAGCCCGCTGACGCCCGCCACGTTCCTCGTGGTCGGCCTGTGCGGCATCGATCTCGCGGACCATCAGAAATTCACGTTCCCCTTGCTGTTCGGCGCGTCGGTCGTCATGACGATTGCCTGCGTCGCGCTGGGGATATTCTCACTGTGA
- a CDS encoding LysR family transcriptional regulator, translating to MDLNLRDIRAFIAVAQTGSFTRAATRLHLSQPALTVQIRRLEETVGMRLFDRNSRNVALTPTGRELLPLLQKSLHDMEHVLIDARSLGEGASGTVRIACLPTFAASVLPELVQDIKKAVPRVSFHVRDVVASMVNTLVRNEEADIGLTGGQLDDAAFEVLHAGIDRLVAVFPKRHALARRRRITLADLSAVPLVLTAQGTSVRAVVDGAFANARCTPEIACEPTYMMTAVAMVRAGLGVTILPASAREVRAEPELIVRAVDDPAFTRPIALIKKRGRTLPPVTETFVSMLIEKLGED from the coding sequence ATGGATCTGAATCTTCGGGACATTCGCGCGTTTATCGCAGTGGCGCAAACGGGCAGCTTCACGCGAGCGGCGACCCGGCTGCATCTGTCGCAACCGGCGCTGACGGTGCAGATTCGCCGGCTCGAAGAGACAGTCGGCATGCGCCTGTTCGACCGCAATAGCCGCAACGTCGCGCTGACGCCGACCGGCCGCGAATTGCTGCCGCTCCTGCAGAAGTCGCTGCACGACATGGAGCACGTGCTGATCGACGCACGCTCGCTCGGCGAAGGCGCGAGCGGCACGGTGCGCATCGCCTGCCTGCCCACGTTCGCGGCCAGCGTGTTGCCTGAACTCGTGCAGGACATCAAGAAGGCCGTGCCGCGCGTGAGCTTTCATGTCCGCGACGTGGTTGCCAGCATGGTCAATACGCTGGTGCGCAATGAAGAGGCCGACATCGGGCTGACCGGCGGCCAGCTCGACGATGCCGCGTTCGAGGTGCTGCATGCGGGCATCGACCGGCTGGTTGCCGTGTTTCCGAAGCGCCATGCGCTGGCCCGGCGGCGGCGCATCACGCTCGCCGATCTCTCCGCCGTGCCGCTCGTGCTGACCGCCCAGGGCACGAGCGTGCGGGCCGTTGTCGACGGCGCCTTCGCGAACGCCCGCTGCACACCGGAGATCGCGTGCGAACCCACCTACATGATGACCGCTGTCGCGATGGTGCGCGCCGGGCTCGGTGTGACGATCCTGCCGGCGTCGGCCCGCGAAGTCAGAGCAGAGCCCGAACTGATCGTGCGCGCGGTCGACGATCCCGCGTTCACCCGGCCGATCGCGCTCATCAAGAAGCGCGGCCGGACGTTGCCGCCCGTCACGGAGACCTTTGTTTCGATGCTGATCGAGAAACTCGGCGAGGATTGA
- a CDS encoding DUF2844 domain-containing protein has translation MMTSQFRILAIVAASLALAAPAYAALGGAPTYPVTASSTSAGAAGQHSAAVARFAASGSSPAASYTVSQTTLSSGTVVSEYIGAGNSVFALSWQGPTMPPLKTLLATYFPSYVQALTDAHVTQGGGYGPAVVHQSGLVVETGGHMGAFVGRAYLPQALPQGVSADDIK, from the coding sequence ATGATGACGAGTCAGTTTCGAATACTCGCGATAGTCGCGGCGTCGCTCGCCTTGGCTGCTCCGGCCTATGCGGCATTGGGCGGCGCACCGACCTATCCCGTCACGGCGAGCAGCACGAGCGCGGGGGCGGCCGGCCAGCATAGCGCAGCCGTGGCGCGCTTCGCCGCCAGCGGCAGTTCGCCAGCGGCGAGCTACACCGTCAGCCAGACAACGCTTTCATCGGGCACCGTCGTCAGCGAATACATCGGCGCGGGCAACAGCGTCTTCGCGTTGAGCTGGCAGGGCCCGACCATGCCGCCGCTCAAAACGCTGCTCGCCACGTACTTCCCCTCTTATGTCCAGGCGCTTACCGATGCCCACGTTACGCAAGGCGGGGGATATGGACCCGCAGTCGTCCATCAGTCGGGTTTGGTCGTGGAGACCGGCGGCCATATGGGCGCCTTCGTGGGCCGCGCCTATTTGCCGCAAGCGCTGCCGCAAGGGGTAAGCGCTGACGATATCAAATAA